A genome region from Sphingobacteriaceae bacterium GW460-11-11-14-LB5 includes the following:
- a CDS encoding molybdopterin oxidoreductase — translation MESNKKYWKGLEEYNNTPDFVKNNKNEFAEPLPIEDVLNEAGLSTVTPRRDFLKALGFGLGAVTLAACQTAPVHKSIPYLVKPEEVTPGIPNYYTSSFNGQSILVKTREGRPIKIEPNPNAGQFNCGTDARAQASVLDLYDVSKLKAPALVKDGKVEETTWAKIDSFVKGELAKAQAGGKKIRIVSSTVNSPSTNAVIAQFIAKYPAAKLVQYDAVSYTGIIQANQNSFGKAVLPKYNFDKADLIVSFSADFLGTWISGEEFTAQYTANRNYKSLENKKMSRHIQFESGMSLTGTNADTRVPVKLSEEGPALIALYNAITGSALPGGTLGNNTTADKVIKLVAKELVQAKGKGLVVCGSNDVSTQILVNAINAAIGSYGTTIDLDNPCYLYAGNDAEFNGLVAEMSRGEVGAVLFLNSNPVYDAANAKAFTDALAKVPAKISFSDRADETATACDAIAINHNYLESWGDANAYEGYYSIVQPTINPVFNSRQAEESLLTWADAPVKDYYQFVRSNWEAKMLPAVGLKWEEVLEKGVVTATAKTAGAYSFTQSLAQVATSIVSSSKALDKDIQLQVYENIPMRDGKNANNAFLQELPDPVSKVTWDNYVALAPKFAEKLKVKEFDVVTVKASNGYSVDLPVLIQPGQAQQTASIALGYGRTKVGKAGNDVGKNAFPFVSFINGTFQYATTVTITPTGGYYELAQTQTHHSFEGRAVIKEATFKEYLKNPGAGNEKGEHKDYDLWDQYEKPGNNWVMAIDLNACTGCGSCIVACNVENNIPVVGRDEVRRRREMHWIRIDRYYSYETKDGDVTREKEIAKLEDLDHVSVVHQPMLCQHCDHAPCETVCPVLATVHSSDGLNHMAYNRCVGTRYCANNCPYKVRRFNWFNYWNDSRFDNYLNNEFTQLVLNPDVTTRSRGVMEKCSMCIQRIQGGKLQAKLEKRPLKDGDIKMACQEACSANAIVFGDANDPNSEVSKALRSERIYYVLEEINVKPGIGYMTKIRNTDTTVQA, via the coding sequence ATGGAAAGCAACAAAAAATACTGGAAAGGCTTAGAGGAGTATAACAATACACCCGATTTTGTTAAGAATAACAAAAACGAATTCGCCGAGCCACTTCCAATAGAAGATGTTTTAAATGAAGCAGGGTTAAGTACCGTTACCCCACGCCGCGACTTTTTAAAGGCGTTAGGTTTTGGTTTAGGTGCAGTAACTTTGGCAGCCTGTCAAACTGCCCCTGTTCATAAATCTATTCCTTACCTGGTAAAACCTGAAGAGGTTACTCCGGGTATTCCTAACTATTATACTTCGAGCTTTAATGGCCAGAGTATTTTAGTTAAAACAAGAGAGGGACGCCCGATTAAAATTGAACCAAATCCAAATGCGGGTCAATTTAACTGTGGTACAGATGCGAGAGCCCAAGCTTCGGTTTTAGATTTATATGATGTATCTAAACTAAAAGCACCAGCTTTAGTAAAAGACGGAAAAGTGGAAGAAACCACCTGGGCAAAAATCGACAGCTTTGTAAAAGGCGAGTTGGCAAAAGCACAGGCAGGTGGAAAGAAAATCCGTATTGTATCATCAACAGTAAACAGCCCATCAACTAATGCGGTTATTGCACAGTTTATTGCAAAATATCCTGCTGCTAAATTGGTTCAGTACGATGCGGTTTCTTATACTGGTATTATCCAGGCCAACCAAAACAGTTTTGGTAAAGCCGTTTTACCAAAATACAACTTTGATAAAGCCGATTTAATTGTAAGTTTCAGTGCCGATTTCTTAGGTACCTGGATTAGCGGAGAAGAGTTTACCGCTCAATATACCGCTAACCGTAACTACAAATCGTTAGAAAATAAAAAAATGAGCCGCCACATTCAGTTCGAAAGTGGAATGAGCTTAACAGGTACCAATGCAGATACCCGTGTTCCGGTTAAATTATCGGAAGAAGGACCTGCTTTAATTGCTTTATACAATGCCATTACCGGTAGCGCTTTACCTGGTGGAACATTAGGTAATAACACCACTGCCGATAAAGTAATTAAACTGGTAGCGAAAGAATTGGTACAAGCTAAAGGTAAAGGCCTTGTAGTTTGTGGTTCGAACGATGTTTCTACGCAGATTTTAGTAAATGCCATTAACGCCGCTATCGGAAGTTATGGCACTACGATCGATTTAGATAACCCTTGTTATTTATATGCAGGTAACGATGCCGAATTTAATGGCTTAGTTGCTGAAATGAGCCGTGGCGAAGTTGGTGCTGTTTTATTCTTAAACAGTAACCCGGTTTACGATGCAGCAAATGCAAAAGCGTTTACTGATGCATTGGCTAAGGTTCCGGCTAAAATTTCATTCTCTGATCGTGCTGATGAAACTGCAACTGCTTGTGATGCCATTGCAATTAACCATAACTATTTAGAATCGTGGGGTGATGCAAATGCTTACGAAGGATATTATTCTATCGTTCAGCCAACCATCAACCCGGTTTTCAATAGCCGCCAGGCTGAAGAGAGTTTATTAACCTGGGCTGATGCTCCGGTTAAAGATTACTATCAGTTTGTACGCAGCAACTGGGAAGCTAAAATGTTACCAGCTGTTGGTTTGAAATGGGAAGAAGTTTTAGAAAAAGGAGTGGTTACGGCAACAGCAAAAACTGCCGGAGCTTATTCATTCACACAATCTTTAGCGCAAGTTGCTACTTCAATTGTTAGCAGCAGCAAAGCTTTAGATAAAGATATTCAGTTACAGGTTTACGAAAACATCCCGATGCGTGATGGTAAAAATGCAAACAATGCATTCTTACAGGAATTACCTGATCCGGTTTCTAAAGTAACCTGGGATAACTATGTTGCCCTTGCACCAAAATTTGCTGAGAAATTAAAGGTTAAAGAATTTGATGTGGTAACGGTGAAAGCCAGCAACGGATATTCAGTAGACCTTCCGGTATTGATTCAGCCAGGACAAGCACAACAAACTGCATCTATTGCATTAGGTTATGGCCGTACCAAAGTGGGTAAAGCCGGTAACGATGTGGGTAAAAATGCTTTCCCTTTTGTTTCTTTTATAAATGGAACCTTCCAATATGCCACTACAGTAACCATTACCCCAACAGGCGGTTACTATGAGTTAGCTCAAACACAAACTCACCACTCTTTCGAAGGTCGTGCAGTGATTAAAGAAGCTACTTTTAAAGAGTACTTAAAAAATCCTGGTGCGGGCAACGAAAAAGGCGAGCATAAAGATTACGATCTTTGGGATCAATACGAAAAACCAGGTAACAACTGGGTTATGGCAATCGATTTGAATGCCTGTACAGGTTGTGGTTCTTGTATTGTTGCTTGTAACGTTGAAAATAACATTCCTGTTGTAGGCCGTGATGAGGTTCGCCGTCGTCGTGAAATGCACTGGATCCGTATCGATCGTTATTACAGCTACGAAACTAAAGACGGTGACGTAACCAGAGAAAAAGAAATTGCTAAGTTAGAAGACTTAGATCACGTTTCTGTGGTTCACCAGCCAATGTTATGTCAGCACTGTGATCACGCACCTTGCGAAACCGTTTGTCCGGTATTGGCAACGGTACACTCAAGTGATGGTTTAAACCACATGGCTTATAACCGTTGCGTAGGTACACGTTACTGTGCAAATAACTGTCCGTACAAAGTACGTCGTTTCAACTGGTTTAACTACTGGAACGATTCACGTTTCGATAACTATTTAAATAACGAGTTTACCCAATTAGTTTTAAACCCTGATGTAACTACACGTTCGAGAGGGGTAATGGAAAAATGCTCTATGTGTATTCAACGTATACAAGGTGGCAAATTACAAGCTAAACTGGAGAAACGTCCATTAAAAGATGGCGATATTAAAATGGCTTGTCAGGAAGCTTGTTCAGCAAATGCGATTGTATTTGGTGATGCAAACGATCCAAATTCAGAGGTTTCAAAAGCATTACGTTCTGAGCGTATTTACTACGTATTGGAAGAGATCAATGTGAAACCGGGTATCGGCTACATGACAAAAATTAGAAATACAGATACAACAGTACAAGCGTAA
- a CDS encoding quinol:cytochrome C oxidoreductase produces the protein MSDIKYILGSFGDPDEMMHGIEKLQENNISIHDVYTPMPIHGIEAKLGIKRSRIDIAAFCFGITGTCCAFALIYFCAVIDWRVNIGGKPSFALPDFIPIMFELTVLFCAFGMVLTYYASTHLFPGRAPRVMDLRATDDRFVIAVDAKDNVEHTVIDGLLKDAGALEIKYNERKYISYE, from the coding sequence ATGAGTGATATCAAATATATTTTAGGCAGCTTTGGCGATCCTGACGAAATGATGCACGGCATCGAAAAGCTTCAGGAAAATAACATCAGCATTCATGATGTATATACACCGATGCCTATACACGGAATAGAAGCCAAATTAGGAATTAAAAGATCTAGAATCGATATCGCAGCATTTTGCTTTGGTATTACCGGTACTTGCTGTGCGTTCGCTTTGATTTATTTCTGCGCAGTAATCGATTGGAGAGTAAACATAGGTGGTAAACCATCATTCGCATTGCCGGATTTTATTCCGATAATGTTCGAGCTTACAGTATTATTCTGTGCTTTCGGTATGGTGTTAACTTATTATGCATCTACTCACTTATTCCCAGGAAGAGCACCAAGAGTGATGGATTTACGTGCTACTGATGATCGTTTTGTTATTGCAGTTGATGCAAAAGACAATGTGGAACATACTGTAATTGATGGATTATTAAAAGATGCAGGTGCTTTAGAAATAAAGTATAATGAAAGAAAGTACATTAGCTATGAATAA
- a CDS encoding cytochrome C, translating to MRDISMILKSVWKSLFVFSAISVIAVSTVSAQDAKEGRALFKAKCSSCHALDAKLVGPALTGVSDRHDEAWLLKWIPNSAALIASGDAAAVKVFNENNKVAMTSFPELDETKIKDILQYIKEGEPKAATPAGGVAVKDESTSGLSIAGIVAIVVLAIVILVILGRASKLLERLILQKQGIEIEEDVPLKVGVRKMFKNKKFVMFFILCLIICLGSFGWMGMWNTGVHTGYQPVQPIKFSHELHAGINQIDCQYCHNGAFKSKNATIPSLNVCMNCHKAVQARDKYDGEISPEIKKIYNALGYDPETQKYDESKAKPMEWVRVHNLPDFAYFNHSQHVVVAEDAIRKAKGLQPTEPVCFACHGPVNTMEEIYQYSPLTMKWCINCHKETDISGQKNNAFYAKVIEAHEKIKKGEKITPALLGGLECGKCHY from the coding sequence ATGAGAGATATCTCGATGATTTTAAAAAGCGTTTGGAAGTCGTTATTCGTATTTTCAGCAATTTCCGTAATAGCGGTTTCTACCGTAAGTGCGCAGGATGCTAAAGAGGGAAGAGCGCTTTTCAAAGCAAAATGTTCTTCGTGCCATGCGTTAGATGCTAAATTGGTTGGTCCGGCCTTAACTGGTGTAAGCGATCGTCATGATGAAGCATGGCTTTTGAAATGGATCCCTAACAGTGCTGCATTAATCGCTTCTGGCGATGCTGCTGCTGTTAAAGTTTTTAATGAGAACAATAAGGTGGCGATGACTTCTTTTCCTGAATTGGATGAGACTAAAATCAAAGACATCTTACAATACATTAAAGAAGGTGAGCCAAAAGCAGCTACTCCAGCAGGTGGTGTTGCAGTAAAAGACGAATCTACTTCAGGTTTATCAATTGCAGGTATCGTTGCTATCGTAGTATTGGCAATTGTGATTTTAGTAATCTTAGGTCGTGCTTCTAAATTGTTAGAGCGCCTGATTTTACAAAAACAAGGTATCGAGATTGAGGAAGATGTGCCATTAAAGGTTGGTGTGCGCAAGATGTTCAAAAACAAGAAATTTGTGATGTTCTTTATCTTGTGTTTAATCATCTGTTTAGGTTCGTTCGGTTGGATGGGCATGTGGAATACGGGTGTTCATACCGGTTACCAGCCAGTACAGCCAATTAAATTCTCTCACGAGTTGCACGCGGGTATCAATCAGATCGATTGTCAGTATTGCCACAACGGTGCATTTAAATCTAAAAATGCAACTATCCCATCATTAAACGTTTGTATGAACTGCCACAAAGCGGTTCAGGCAAGAGATAAATATGATGGTGAGATTTCTCCTGAGATCAAAAAAATCTATAATGCTTTAGGTTACGATCCTGAAACACAGAAATACGATGAAAGTAAAGCTAAACCAATGGAGTGGGTACGTGTACACAACCTTCCTGATTTTGCTTACTTCAATCACTCTCAACACGTAGTTGTTGCAGAAGATGCAATCCGTAAAGCAAAAGGATTACAACCAACAGAACCTGTATGTTTCGCTTGTCACGGTCCGGTTAATACCATGGAAGAAATTTATCAATATTCTCCATTAACCATGAAATGGTGTATTAACTGCCATAAGGAAACAGATATTTCTGGTCAGAAAAATAATGCTTTCTACGCTAAGGTTATCGAAGCGCACGAAAAGATTAAAAAAGGCGAGAAAATTACACCAGCGTTATTGGGTGGTTTAGAGTGTGGTAAATGCCACTATTAA
- a CDS encoding hydrogenase, with translation MSGHNESILREPLITGDNITYAKITDDILSPVENKPNKAWWIGFIVASLGALLWVVAVSYTFWNGIGAWGLNKTVGWAWDITGFVWWVGIGHAGTLISAVLLLFRQNWRNSINRSAEAMTIFAVICAATYVVSHMGRPWLAYWVLPLPNQFGSLWVNFNSPLVWDMFAISTYFSVSLLFWYTGLLPDIATIRDRAVGTRRKIYSIFSFGWSGSVKTWQRFEAVSLILAGISTPLVLSVHTIVSMDFATSVIPGWHTTIFPPYFVAGAIFSGFAMVLTLLLVARKVLGLENYITMFHIESMNKIIILTGSIVGVAYLTEFFIAWYSGSEYEQYAFINRSTGPYWWSYWMMMTCNVISPQLLWFKKIRLSIKATWILSIVVNVGMWFERFVIIVTSLHRDYIPSSWAMFYPTWVDISVFVGSIGLFFTLFLLFLRVLPSIAIAEVKLLLKTASEQAKMKQIKEGHENKEYVAEYVESLEKFDSVKQEDYAKI, from the coding sequence ATGTCAGGACATAACGAATCAATACTTAGAGAACCATTAATTACCGGAGATAACATCACGTATGCAAAAATTACGGATGATATTTTAAGCCCGGTAGAGAACAAGCCGAACAAGGCTTGGTGGATTGGTTTCATCGTTGCCTCATTAGGTGCTTTACTTTGGGTAGTAGCAGTAAGCTACACTTTCTGGAATGGTATCGGTGCATGGGGTTTAAATAAAACAGTTGGTTGGGCTTGGGATATCACCGGTTTCGTATGGTGGGTAGGTATCGGTCACGCTGGAACACTAATTTCAGCAGTACTATTACTCTTCCGTCAGAACTGGCGTAACTCCATCAACCGTTCGGCAGAGGCGATGACCATTTTCGCCGTAATCTGTGCCGCAACTTACGTTGTATCGCACATGGGCCGTCCTTGGTTAGCTTATTGGGTTTTACCTTTACCGAATCAGTTCGGATCACTTTGGGTAAACTTTAACTCACCATTGGTGTGGGATATGTTTGCGATCTCGACTTACTTCTCTGTATCATTATTATTCTGGTACACAGGTTTATTACCAGATATCGCTACCATCCGCGACCGTGCAGTGGGTACACGTAGAAAAATCTATTCTATCTTCTCTTTTGGATGGAGTGGAAGTGTTAAAACCTGGCAACGTTTCGAAGCGGTGTCTTTAATCTTAGCAGGTATCTCTACACCACTTGTACTTTCGGTACACACCATTGTATCAATGGACTTTGCAACATCGGTAATTCCGGGATGGCACACCACCATCTTCCCTCCATACTTCGTGGCAGGGGCGATCTTCTCAGGATTTGCGATGGTATTAACCTTATTATTGGTTGCACGTAAAGTATTGGGCTTAGAAAACTACATCACCATGTTCCACATCGAGTCGATGAATAAAATCATCATCTTAACCGGATCAATCGTAGGTGTGGCTTATTTAACTGAGTTCTTCATCGCATGGTATTCAGGTTCGGAATACGAGCAGTATGCATTTATCAACAGGTCTACTGGTCCTTACTGGTGGTCGTACTGGATGATGATGACCTGTAACGTAATCTCTCCGCAGTTGTTATGGTTCAAAAAGATCCGTTTAAGCATTAAAGCGACCTGGATTTTATCAATCGTAGTAAACGTGGGTATGTGGTTCGAGCGTTTCGTAATTATCGTTACTTCATTACACCGTGATTATATTCCGTCAAGTTGGGCAATGTTTTATCCAACATGGGTTGATATCAGTGTATTCGTAGGTTCAATCGGTTTGTTCTTTACTTTATTCTTATTATTCTTAAGAGTATTGCCATCAATCGCTATAGCAGAGGTTAAATTATTATTAAAAACTGCAAGTGAGCAAGCTAAAATGAAACAGATTAAAGAAGGGCATGAGAATAAAGAATACGTTGCAGAATACGTAGAGTCTTTAGAGAAATTTGATAGTGTTAAACAAGAAGATTACGCAAAAATATAA